GATGACGTTATCCATCGTGCCTACCACGCAGCTCCAGACCAGCAGCACCGTGCCCCAGGTGGTATCACCGCTCCAGTAGAGCCAGACAATCGCCGGAACCAACACCAGCAGAGGGCCCAGCTGCATCAGGCAGGTTAACAGCATCAGCACCGTAAAGAGGGTAGCGTAAGGCACGCCGGAAATTGCCAGACCAATTCCGCCCAGCACCGACTGCACCAGCGCGGTCACTACTACGCCCAACGCAACCGCACGCACGGCCTGCGCGGCCAGCAGCATCGCCGCATCGCCACGCGCCGACGCCAGGCGCGTTGCAAAATGTCGAACGCCAAGCGCCACCTGTTCGCCGCGCCAGTAGAGCAGGGCGCTGAACAGCAGCATCAGCACGCAGTGGACCACAAAGCGGCCGAGGTGCGCGGCGGTACCCACAAACCAGGTGGTGGTCGCGCCCACATAGGGCCGCACTTTCGCCATGATGGCGCTGCCGCCCATGTCCAGCAGGTTATGCCAGCCGGCATAGAGCTTATCGCCAATTAACGGAATATCGTTCAGCCAGTCCAGCGTCGGGAGTGTCATATCGCCGCTGGTGATGCTGGTTATGAGCGGGCCGCTGCCGTCCACCAGGCTGTTCACCAGTAAGGCCACCGGGATGACAAACAGCAGCACCAGCAGCAGGGTCATCACCAGCACCGCCAGCGCGCGGCGACCAAACAGCAAGCGCTCTAAACGAAGAAACAGCGGCCAGGTGGCGATAACCACCGTCCCAGCCCAGGCAAAGCCGAGAATGAAGGGTTGAACAATCCACAGACACGCAATAATCATGATTGCCAGAAACAGCACCGACAGCAAAACTTGTGCAACGTCCCTGGGCTGGTGTCGATTGACCATAGTTGAAATTCACCTTTGAAATACACCGGAAAGGCCGGTGAGAACAGGAAACCGCATCACTCTAATCATTAGTGATTTCAGCGATTTTTAACAGGCTGATTCTGCCTGTAATTCTGTCGGGCGCATATGAATAAAATGTGATACAAAATGTGAGATACAACGCAAACGATTATCTACAACAATTCAGATGGGGCAGGGTCGACAGTAATGATCCCACAAATTTCTCAGGCACCTGGCGTCGTTCAGCTGGTGGTCAATTTTTTGCAGGCTTTGGAGCAACAGGGTTTTACCGGCGATACCGCCACACGTTATGCCGACAGGCTGACCATGGCGACCGACAACAGTATCTACCAGCTACTTCCCGATGCCGTCGTTTTTCCCCGTTCTACCGCTGATGTGGCCCTGCTGGCCCGTCTGGCTTCTCAGGAGCGTTTCGCTTCGCTGATCTTTACCCCACGCGGTGGCGGCACCGGCACCAACGGCCAGGCGCTGAACACCGGGATCGTGGTCGATATGTCCCGCTATATGAACCGCATCATCGAGATCAACCCGGAAGAGGGGTGGGTGCGGGTAGAAGCCGGGGTAATCAAGGATCAGCTTAACCAGTATCTTAAGCCCTACGGCTACTTCTTTGCTCCGGAGCTGTCGACCAGTAACCGCGCCACCCTCGGCGGGATGATCAATACCGATGCCTCGGGCCAGGGATCGCTGGTGTACGGCAAAACCTCCGATCACGTCCTCGGCGTGCGGGCGGTACTGCTGGGCGGCGATATTCTCGATACCCAGCCCGTACCGGTCGAGCTCGCCGAAACGCTCGGCAAGGACAACACCACCGCCGGGCGCATCTACCGCACCGTACTGGACAGCTGCCGCGATAACCGTCAGCTGATTATCGATAAATTCCCGAAACTGAACCGCTTCCTGACCGGCTACGATCTGCGCCATGTCTTCAATGACGATCTCAGCCAGTTCGACTTGACCCGCATTCTGACCGGCTCTGAAGGCACGCTGGCCTTTATCACCGAGGCGCGTCTCGACATCACCCGCCTGCCGAAAGTGCGCCGTCTGGTGAACGTCAAGTACAACTCCTTTGACTCTGCCCTGCGTAATGCCCCCTTTATGGTGGATGCCCGCGCGCTGTCGGTGGAAACTGTCGACTCTAAGGTTCTGAACCTGGCGCGGGAAGATATCGTCTGGCACTCGGTCAGCGAGCTGATTACCGACGTGCCCGACAAAGAGATGCTGGGCCTGAACATCGTTGAGTTTGCCGGTGATGACGCTGCGCTTATCGAAAGCCAGGTCGATGCCCTGTGCCAGCGGCTGGACGAGCTGATCGCCCGAGGCGAGGGCGGGGTGATTGGCTGGCAGCTGTGCAACGAGCTTGCCGGCATCGAACGTATCTATGCGATGCGTAAAAAAGCGGTGGGCCTGTTGGGTAACGCCAAAGGGGCAGCCAAGCCGATCCCCTTTGCCGAAGATACCTGCGTCCCGCCGGAACACCTTGCCGACTACATTGTCGAATTCCGCGCCCTGCTCGACAGCCACGGCCTTAGCTACGGTATGTTCGGCCACGTCGATGCCGGGGTGCTGCACGTTCGCCCGGCGCTGGACATGTGCGATCCGCAGCAGGAGATGCTGATGAAGCAGATCTCCGATGACGTGGTGGCGCTCACCGCGAAGTACGGCGGCCTGCTGTGGGGCGAGCACGGGAAAGGCTTCCGCGCGGAGTACAGCCCGGCCTTCTTTGGCGAAGCGCTGTTTGGCGAGCTGCGCAAAATTAAAGCGGCCTTCGACCCGGACAACCGCCTCAACCCGGGTAAAATCTGCCCGCCAGCGGGCGTCGATGCCCCGATGATGCAGGTGGATGCGGTGAAACGCGGCACCTTCGACCGCCAGATCCCCATCGCGGTGCGCTCCTCATGGCGCGGCGCGATGGAGTGTAACGGCAATGGCCTGTGCTTTAACTTCGATGCCAAAAGCCCGATGTGCCCGTCGATGAAGATCACCAGCAACCGTATCCACTCCCCGAAAGGGCGTGCGACCCTGGTGCGCGAGTGGCTGCGTCTGCTGGCCGACCGGGGCGTGGATCCGCTGGCGCTGGAGAAAGAGCTACCGGAAAAACGCGCCAGCCTGCGCACGCTCGTCGAGCGCACCCGCAACAGCTGGCACGCGCGCAAAGGGGAGTACGATTTCTCCCATGAGGTGAAAGAGGCGATGTCGGGCTGTCTGGCCTGTAAAGCCTGCTCCACCCAGTGCCCGATTAAAATTGACGTGCCGGAGTTCCGCTCGCGCTTCCTGCAGCTCTATCACAGCCGTTACCTGCGCCCGATGCGCGATCATCTGGTGGCAACGGTCGAAAGCTACGCCCCGCTGATGGCCCGCGCGCCGCGCACCTTCAACTTCTTTATCAACCAGCCGCTGGTGCGCAAGCTGTCCGAGAAGCATATCGGCATGATCGACCTGCCGCTGCTCTCCACGCCGTCGCTGCAGCGCCAGCTGGTTGGCCATCGCTCCGCCAACCTGACCCTTGAGCAGCTTGAAGCGCTGAGCCCGGAGCAAAAAGCGAAAACCGTGCTGGTGGTGCAGGATCCTTTTACCAGCTATTACGATGCGCAGGTAGTGGCTGACTTTATTCGTCTGGTGGAGCGCCTGGGCTATCAGCCGGTGCTGCTGCCGTTCTCGCCGAACGGCAAAGCCCAGCACATTAAAGGTTTCCTCAATCGTTTCGCCAAAACGGCGCAAAAAACCTCTGACTTCCTCAGCCGGGTGGCGCTTCTGGGGATGCCGATGGTCGGCGTCGATCCGGCGCTGGTGCTCTGCTATCGCGACGAGTACAAGCAGACTCTCGGCGACAAACGCGGCGACTTCCACGTCATGCTGGTGCATGAGTGGCTCCCGGGGATTGTCGACGGACAAACCGCCCAGGAGACCAGCGGCGAATCCTGGTACCTGTTCGGCCACTGTACAGAGGTCACCGCGCTGCCGGGCGCACCTGCCCAGTGGGCCACGATCTTTGCCCGCTTTGGCGCGAAGCTCGAGAGCGTCAGCGTCGGCTGCTGCGGCATGGCCGGGACCTACGGTCATGAGGTGGTGAACCACAAGAACTCGCTGGGGATCTATGAGCTCTCCTGGCACCAGGCGATGCAGCGTCTGCCGCGCAATCGCTGTCTGGCGACCGGCTACTCCTGCCGCAGCCAGGTTAAGCGCGTCGAGGGCAGCGGCGTGCGTCATCCACTGCAGGCTTTGCTGGAGATTATGGGATGATCTGGAAACGTGCCGTCACCCTGCAGGCGTTAAACGCCATGAGCGACGGGAACATGGTGGGGTTGCTGGACATCCAGTTTACCCGCATCGGCGAAGATGAACTGGAAGCCACCATGCCGGTGGACAGCCGTACGCATCAGCCGTTTGGTCTGCTGCACGGCGGCGCATCGGTGGTGCTGGCCGAAACCCTGGGTTCGGTGGCGG
This Leclercia sp. S52 DNA region includes the following protein-coding sequences:
- the menI gene encoding 1,4-dihydroxy-2-naphthoyl-CoA hydrolase codes for the protein MIWKRAVTLQALNAMSDGNMVGLLDIQFTRIGEDELEATMPVDSRTHQPFGLLHGGASVVLAETLGSVAGYLCTEGEQKVVGLEVNANHIRSVRSGRVRGVCRALHTGGRHQVWQIDIFDEQQRLCCSSRLTTAVV
- the ydiK gene encoding AI-2E family transporter YdiK, with protein sequence MVNRHQPRDVAQVLLSVLFLAIMIIACLWIVQPFILGFAWAGTVVIATWPLFLRLERLLFGRRALAVLVMTLLLVLLFVIPVALLVNSLVDGSGPLITSITSGDMTLPTLDWLNDIPLIGDKLYAGWHNLLDMGGSAIMAKVRPYVGATTTWFVGTAAHLGRFVVHCVLMLLFSALLYWRGEQVALGVRHFATRLASARGDAAMLLAAQAVRAVALGVVVTALVQSVLGGIGLAISGVPYATLFTVLMLLTCLMQLGPLLVLVPAIVWLYWSGDTTWGTVLLVWSCVVGTMDNVIRPILIRMGADLPLILILSGVIGGLIAFGMIGLFIGPVLLAVSWRLFSAWVHEVPLPPTDPDVLLNALNETEELKK
- a CDS encoding FAD-binding and (Fe-S)-binding domain-containing protein — its product is MIPQISQAPGVVQLVVNFLQALEQQGFTGDTATRYADRLTMATDNSIYQLLPDAVVFPRSTADVALLARLASQERFASLIFTPRGGGTGTNGQALNTGIVVDMSRYMNRIIEINPEEGWVRVEAGVIKDQLNQYLKPYGYFFAPELSTSNRATLGGMINTDASGQGSLVYGKTSDHVLGVRAVLLGGDILDTQPVPVELAETLGKDNTTAGRIYRTVLDSCRDNRQLIIDKFPKLNRFLTGYDLRHVFNDDLSQFDLTRILTGSEGTLAFITEARLDITRLPKVRRLVNVKYNSFDSALRNAPFMVDARALSVETVDSKVLNLAREDIVWHSVSELITDVPDKEMLGLNIVEFAGDDAALIESQVDALCQRLDELIARGEGGVIGWQLCNELAGIERIYAMRKKAVGLLGNAKGAAKPIPFAEDTCVPPEHLADYIVEFRALLDSHGLSYGMFGHVDAGVLHVRPALDMCDPQQEMLMKQISDDVVALTAKYGGLLWGEHGKGFRAEYSPAFFGEALFGELRKIKAAFDPDNRLNPGKICPPAGVDAPMMQVDAVKRGTFDRQIPIAVRSSWRGAMECNGNGLCFNFDAKSPMCPSMKITSNRIHSPKGRATLVREWLRLLADRGVDPLALEKELPEKRASLRTLVERTRNSWHARKGEYDFSHEVKEAMSGCLACKACSTQCPIKIDVPEFRSRFLQLYHSRYLRPMRDHLVATVESYAPLMARAPRTFNFFINQPLVRKLSEKHIGMIDLPLLSTPSLQRQLVGHRSANLTLEQLEALSPEQKAKTVLVVQDPFTSYYDAQVVADFIRLVERLGYQPVLLPFSPNGKAQHIKGFLNRFAKTAQKTSDFLSRVALLGMPMVGVDPALVLCYRDEYKQTLGDKRGDFHVMLVHEWLPGIVDGQTAQETSGESWYLFGHCTEVTALPGAPAQWATIFARFGAKLESVSVGCCGMAGTYGHEVVNHKNSLGIYELSWHQAMQRLPRNRCLATGYSCRSQVKRVEGSGVRHPLQALLEIMG